The Tenuifilum thalassicum genome includes the window CTGGTAAGGATTAACATCGATTTTATCAATATCAATCTCATTCACCAACTCGCTAACTACCTTTTTCTCCTCAGTTAAATCAGTTTTTCTAGTGGGATCTACAGCATCGTCAATTAGTGCACCTAGACCCTTTCCTAAAGCCATTTTCTTTGACATGATAACTCCTTCCTCCTCTTATTCCTCTATCTTGCTGTTATTATCAATAGTAGTCATATTGTTTTTCTGTAAAACCTCACGAGCCAAATTCATATAGTTTAAGGAGCCTGTAGAACCGGCATCGTAAAGGATTACAGGTTTACCATAGCTGGGCGCCTCGCTAAGCTTAATATTTCTTTGAATAATTGTTTCAAACACCATTTGTTGGAAGTGCTTACGAACCTCTTCAACCACCTGGTTAGAAAGACGTAACCTTGGATCGTACATGGTTAAAAGGAAGCCTTCTATTTGCAACTCAGTGTTAAGGCGAGTTTGAATTATTTTGATTGTGTTAAGCAGTTTTCCAAGCCCCTCTAGTGCAAAGTACTCGCATTGAACAGGGATAATTACGGAATCGGCTGCAGTAAGAGCGTTAACTGTAATTAGGCCCAAGGATGGCGAGCAATCGATAAAAACAAAATCGTAATCATCCTTCACCTTATCTATAACGCCTTTCATTATCTTTTCCCTGTTGGGCATGTTAAGCATTTCAATCTCTGCTCCAACAAGGTCGATGTGCGAAGGTATTAAATCTAAACCCTTAATTTCTGAATTAAGTATAACGTCTTTAGGGTTGATATCATCAACAAGGCATTCGTAGATACTTGTTTTTATGCTTCTTAAATCAAATCCGGTTCCTGATGTTGCATTTGCCTGTGGATCGGCATCAATAAGCAACACCTTTTTTTCTAAAACGGCCAAGCTGGCTGCAAGATTAATAGCGGTGGTGGTTTTACCAACACCTCCCTTTTGGTTAGCTAATGCTATTACTTTTGCCATTACAAAATATTTTTTTCAGATGTCAAAAATAGTTTTCCAATTTCATATAGCTACCACTTCATCATAGCTGAATATAAACATTTACGTTCGTGTTATTAACAAGTTATTAACAACTCGCCATTCAAAGTGGTAATTGCAAAAATAGAAAATCTTTTATCATCTTAAAACCATTTTCAATTTTAACTAAATGAATTTTAACTTAATCGTTATATTTGTGGCGGATTCGATGACAAACTTTTTTTACATTGGAAACAAGTTGGTTTGTAGTGGTAAACCCACGAGCTGGGGGTGGAAAATCGATAGTTGACTGGCCCAAGATAAGTCGCATACTTAACAAGTACGACATAAGGTATACGCATGCATTTACTGAGTTCAAGTATCATGCCGTTGAGCTAACGGTAAATGCGGTAAGCAAAGGGTACAGAAATATCATTGCTGTAGGCGGTGATGGTACATTAAACGAAGTAATCAATGGCATTTTCATTCAAAAAGAGGTTTCCCCATCGGAAATCACCATTGGTGTTATAGGAGTTGGAACTGGGAACGATTGGTTCCGGATGTATGATTTGCCACACAACTACGAAGACTCAATCAAAGCCATCAAAAACAACAGGGTTTTCAAGCAAGACGTTGGTTTAGTTGAGTTTTACGAATCAGGTGTACGACATAAACGATACTTTGTAAATGCTGCCGGAGTTGGCTTCGATGCTGAAGTGGCTCTTCGAACTAATAGGCTAAAAGACTTAGGGAAAAGAGGGGCTTTACTCTATATTTTAAGCCTTATTAAAGCGCTTATCCGATACCGTACTACACGTATAAACGTTAAACTTGGCCGCAATCACATTCAAGATAAGGTGTTTAGCATAACCATAGGAATCTGCCGCTACAATGGCGCTGGAATGATGCAGGTTCCCTTTGCACTTTCAGATGATGGGCTATTTGACGTTACTATCATAAAACGAATTAGCAAGCTAAATGTGCTTGCAAACATCCATAGGCTCTATAACGGAACAATTCTTAAACATTCCCGCGTTGTTGGTTTGCGTGGTAGCGATATTGAGATTATGAGCGTACCAAATGTGAACCTAGAGGTTGATGGCGAATCGGTTGGTGAAACCCCTCTAAAATTTTCAATACTAAGGCAAGCCATTTCGGTAATTGTAAGCGATAGTTTTGTTCAGCCCGAAGTGCCTCAAGAAAAAGTTTCCAAACACATTACCACAATTGAACAGTAAGCAATAACTTTGAGAAGTTTTCGTTCAGTAAGTTAACCATACCTTAATATTAAATGCAACGTTACTACCTAACATCCATTTCCATAATCATCTACCTCTTTTCTTTTGGACAAGGAGGAGGATTATCAACATATCAATTCCTTAACCTTCCCTACTCTACCCAAGTTGCCGCTTTAGGAGGAAAAATGGTTGCCGCTGACTGTAAAGACATCACCCTTGTTCATCAAAACCCAGCAATCCTTGACTCTACGCTTAGCCATGAGATTAACCTATTCTACACCCGGTACTTTGCCGACATCAGCTTTGCTTCAGCAACTTATGCACAAAAGTTAGATGCGAAAAGAACCCTTGCCATATCATTTTTCGGAGTAAACTATGGCGCATTTGATGAGGCTGACGTATCGGGTATTATTACTGGTTCGTTTACTGGTAACGACATTGCATTAGCCCTAACTTATAGCCAGGCAATTGATTCTAACTTCACATATGGGGTTAGCTTAAAAACTATTTATTCTCACCTTGAAAGATACTATTCATTCGGCGCTGCTTTCGACATAGGGTTACACTACGAATCCTCTAATAACCTTTTTGCTGCAGGTGCTGTAATTAAAAACATTGGCTACATGATTAAGCCATATACTAACGGCAACTTTGAGCACTTACCCTTTGAAATCCTACTAGGGATTAGCAAAAAACTTGCTCACGCACCATTTAGAATAACAGCTACGCTACACAACCTACAACGATATAACCTGTACTACTCCCCTCCTGACAATCAGAGTTTACTAATTGAGCAAACCGAAAATTCGCCTGGATTTATTGAGCGTGCCGGTCGCGAAATGTTAAGCCATGCTATTTTGGGCATTGAATTTACTCCTGTCAAAGCATTTACACTTCGTTTTGGATACAATTACCAACGCCGAAACGAACTTAAAGTACAGGAACGAATCGGAACTGTTGGTTTTAGCTGGGGTTTTGGCATTCACCTTAATAAGTTTGACATAAGCTTTGGTAGAGCTACCTATCACCTAGCCGGTTCTACAAATCATTTCTCAATTTCTTCCAACTTGCATAATTGGCTATAATCAATCTTGCAGGAAAACTTTTTTGCTACCTTTGTTGTCCAAATTTTTCAAAGCAGATGACTAAAAAGATTGTAATTGCTATTGATGGGTTTTCATCGTGTGGGAAAAGTACGTTTGCAAAGGCCATAGCAAAGCGCTTAAACTACCTTTATATAGATAGTGGTGCAATGTATAGGGCTGTAACGCTTGAGTTCTTAAGGAGTGGCTTAATTAAAGATGGAAAGGTTGACACATCACGTGTTGATGAAATCCTTAAAAACATCAACATTAGCTTTTCATATGATTCCGATAGGAAAGAATATCTTACCACACTAAATGGAGAAGTAGTTGAGAGCGAGATTCGTAGCCCTGAGGTAGCTAACAATGTTAGCTTAGTAGCCGCCATTCCCGAAGTTCGCACCAGGCTAGTTGAGCTGCAACGTGAACTCGGAAAGGAAAAAGGAATTGTGATGGACGGACGTGACATTGGCACAGTAGTATTCCCCAATGCTGAATTAAAAATATTCATGACAGCCGACCCATTAGTGCGCGCACAGCGACGACTCAAAGAGTTACAGGCAAAAGGTGTTGACATATCACTTGACGAGGTGCTTTCAAATATTCAGGAACGCGACTACTTAGACCAAAATCGCGAAGTAGCACCCCTTCGTAAAGCCGATGATGCTGTAATACTCGATAACACGAACATGACAGTTGATGATCAAATGAACTGGGTGGAAAACTTAGTGAAATCGGTAACCATGTAAACTTTCCAGACTTTTTTCTGTTTAGATATCAATTTAATAGTCGAACCATGTTTGTTGAAATTGACCCAAATGCCGGATTCTGTTTTGGTGTGGTAAATGCCATAAAAACCGCTGAGGAGAATCTTAATTCGGGTGAAAAGATAAATTGCTTAGGACAGATTGTTCATAATGAGATGGAGAACAATCGCCTTCACCAACTTGGTATGAAAACCATTTCGCACGACGACCTAGCTAGGCTAAATGGGCAACCTGTCCTTATCCGTGCCCATGGCGAGCCTCCCTCAACATATAAAATTGCAAAAGAAAATAATATAAAGCTAATTGATGCTACCTGCCCTGTTGTGCTAAAGTTACAAGAAAAAGTACGAAAGGCCTGGGAAAGGCTGCAAGTATCTGGTGGTACAGTTATCATTTACGGGAAAAAAGGTCACGCTGAAGTGGTAGGCCTATCGGGTCAAACAGATAATAAGGCAATAGTAGTTGAAGGTTTTAAAGATTTAGATGGAATTGATTTTTCCAAACCAGTTGAAATCTTTTCGCAAACCACAAAGGAGTCTGAAAACTACCAGAAAATCATAAATGAAATTCGTGCAAGAATGGCTAAGTGCCATACAAATCCCGACAATTTTCTCAAAGTAAATAACACCATTTGTGGACAGGTAGCCAACAGAAAACCAAAAATTAAAGAGTTTGCAAAAAAGCACGATGTGATAGTATTTGTAAGTGGCAAGAATAGCTCTAATGGTAAAATGCTATTTGAAGTTTGCCGTGAGGTAAATCCTCAAAGTCACATGGTCTCAAATGCTAAAGAAATAAATCCTACATGGTTTGCCAATGCTGCAAGTGTAGGAGTTAGCGGAGCAACCTCAACACCAACTTGGCTTATGGCCGAAGTTGCAGATGCCATTAAAGACATTACCTACAAAAAATAAGCATACTTCTTTGAGCCCCACGAGCAATACTTTAATCAATTAAAGTATAATGTTGATATTTAAACTTATCCTAACTTCCACTTTCTTATAGCATTCAGAACTGAAGTCGAAAAAATCTTCTACAAAACTGTTAAATATTTAGCCAAATCATCTAAATATTTATCACCATAGTAGATAAAATAAAAAAACGATGCTATTTTTACCAGCCAAAATAACAAACTAAACTTTAGGATTATGAACTTGAAGTTACGATTAACCCTGATGAATTTCTTACAGTTCTTCATTTGGGGTTCATGGTTGTTGACCATTGGGGCATACTGGTTTCAAACAAAGAATTGGAGCGGCACAGAATTTGGCGCAATATTCTCTACGATGGGGATTGCCTCTCTCTTCATGCCAGCCATTGCTGGGATTATTGCTGATAGATGGATAAATGCTGAAAGGCTTTACGGTATTTTTCATATCCTTGGAGGTTTAATGCTTTTTATCGTTCCAATGATTGATAACCCAACCACCATGTTTTGGGTTATGCTTGTAAACATGATTTTTTACATGCCAACCATTGCACTTTCCATTACAGTTGCATATACTTCAATGAAAAGTCAGGGTATGGATATTATTAAGGAATATCCTCCTATTCGAGTT containing:
- a CDS encoding ParA family protein, which translates into the protein MAKVIALANQKGGVGKTTTAINLAASLAVLEKKVLLIDADPQANATSGTGFDLRSIKTSIYECLVDDINPKDVILNSEIKGLDLIPSHIDLVGAEIEMLNMPNREKIMKGVIDKVKDDYDFVFIDCSPSLGLITVNALTAADSVIIPVQCEYFALEGLGKLLNTIKIIQTRLNTELQIEGFLLTMYDPRLRLSNQVVEEVRKHFQQMVFETIIQRNIKLSEAPSYGKPVILYDAGSTGSLNYMNLAREVLQKNNMTTIDNNSKIEE
- a CDS encoding diacylglycerol/lipid kinase family protein; the encoded protein is METSWFVVVNPRAGGGKSIVDWPKISRILNKYDIRYTHAFTEFKYHAVELTVNAVSKGYRNIIAVGGDGTLNEVINGIFIQKEVSPSEITIGVIGVGTGNDWFRMYDLPHNYEDSIKAIKNNRVFKQDVGLVEFYESGVRHKRYFVNAAGVGFDAEVALRTNRLKDLGKRGALLYILSLIKALIRYRTTRINVKLGRNHIQDKVFSITIGICRYNGAGMMQVPFALSDDGLFDVTIIKRISKLNVLANIHRLYNGTILKHSRVVGLRGSDIEIMSVPNVNLEVDGESVGETPLKFSILRQAISVIVSDSFVQPEVPQEKVSKHITTIEQ
- the porQ gene encoding type IX secretion system protein PorQ; this encodes MQRYYLTSISIIIYLFSFGQGGGLSTYQFLNLPYSTQVAALGGKMVAADCKDITLVHQNPAILDSTLSHEINLFYTRYFADISFASATYAQKLDAKRTLAISFFGVNYGAFDEADVSGIITGSFTGNDIALALTYSQAIDSNFTYGVSLKTIYSHLERYYSFGAAFDIGLHYESSNNLFAAGAVIKNIGYMIKPYTNGNFEHLPFEILLGISKKLAHAPFRITATLHNLQRYNLYYSPPDNQSLLIEQTENSPGFIERAGREMLSHAILGIEFTPVKAFTLRFGYNYQRRNELKVQERIGTVGFSWGFGIHLNKFDISFGRATYHLAGSTNHFSISSNLHNWL
- the cmk gene encoding (d)CMP kinase — its product is MTKKIVIAIDGFSSCGKSTFAKAIAKRLNYLYIDSGAMYRAVTLEFLRSGLIKDGKVDTSRVDEILKNINISFSYDSDRKEYLTTLNGEVVESEIRSPEVANNVSLVAAIPEVRTRLVELQRELGKEKGIVMDGRDIGTVVFPNAELKIFMTADPLVRAQRRLKELQAKGVDISLDEVLSNIQERDYLDQNREVAPLRKADDAVILDNTNMTVDDQMNWVENLVKSVTM
- a CDS encoding 4-hydroxy-3-methylbut-2-enyl diphosphate reductase, with translation MFVEIDPNAGFCFGVVNAIKTAEENLNSGEKINCLGQIVHNEMENNRLHQLGMKTISHDDLARLNGQPVLIRAHGEPPSTYKIAKENNIKLIDATCPVVLKLQEKVRKAWERLQVSGGTVIIYGKKGHAEVVGLSGQTDNKAIVVEGFKDLDGIDFSKPVEIFSQTTKESENYQKIINEIRARMAKCHTNPDNFLKVNNTICGQVANRKPKIKEFAKKHDVIVFVSGKNSSNGKMLFEVCREVNPQSHMVSNAKEINPTWFANAASVGVSGATSTPTWLMAEVADAIKDITYKK